One window from the genome of Thermoanaerobaculia bacterium encodes:
- a CDS encoding DUF4870 domain-containing protein, producing the protein MCIPLIFVCIGIPLMILVGLAAIIFCIIGGVKAYDGTLYRYPWALRLIK; encoded by the coding sequence ATCTGCATCCCGCTCATCTTTGTCTGTATTGGAATTCCCCTGATGATTCTCGTCGGCCTGGCCGCGATCATCTTCTGCATCATTGGAGGCGTCAAGGCCTACGACGGCACGCTTTACCGTTATCCGTGGGCGCTCAGGCTGATTAAGTAA
- a CDS encoding acyl-CoA carboxylase subunit beta, giving the protein MRSEDEKTRELLKKKESLIQGGGPQAAQKQVSMGKLLARERIMTILDDDSFHEYDMFVEHKCSDFGMDKKQLPGDGVITGTGKIEGHPVCIYAQDFTVAGGSLGLMHARKITKIMDHAIKLGIPIIGINDSGGARIQEGVNSLAGYGEIFFRNTLASGAVPQISIVLGPCAGGAVYSPALTDFVFVVDKITKMFITGPEVIKTVLGEEITMEELGGAKVQAETSGNAHFYAETEQECFAMVKRLVSFIPWNSRKKADRFPPKPPKPHYDLNEIVPLEPRKPYDVREVIRAVCDDSDFLEIQEYWAANIVVGFARLSGETVGIVANQPLVLAGVLDVDSSDKAARFIRFCDAFHIPLVTFVDLPGYLPGVDQEHAGVIRHGAKVLFAYSEATVPKVTIILRKAYGGGYIAMCSRHLGADFVFAWPMAEIAVMGPEGAANIIFRKEISEAEDPEATRLKMVDEYKCKFANPYIAAANGHVDAIIRRDETRDFLIRAIEISGQKQEWRPLKKHGVPPN; this is encoded by the coding sequence ATGCGGTCGGAGGATGAAAAGACCCGGGAACTGTTAAAGAAAAAGGAATCGCTGATCCAGGGAGGTGGACCCCAGGCTGCGCAGAAGCAGGTATCCATGGGGAAGCTTCTGGCCAGGGAGCGGATCATGACGATCCTGGACGACGACAGCTTTCATGAATACGACATGTTTGTAGAGCATAAGTGTTCAGACTTTGGAATGGACAAGAAGCAGCTTCCGGGGGACGGGGTCATTACGGGAACGGGAAAGATCGAGGGCCATCCGGTCTGCATTTACGCCCAGGACTTCACCGTGGCAGGAGGATCTCTGGGGTTGATGCACGCCCGAAAGATTACCAAGATCATGGACCACGCCATCAAGCTGGGAATTCCCATCATCGGCATCAACGACTCCGGTGGAGCCCGGATCCAGGAGGGTGTCAACTCCCTCGCCGGCTACGGGGAGATTTTCTTCCGAAACACACTGGCATCGGGAGCCGTTCCCCAGATTTCCATCGTTTTAGGGCCATGTGCGGGAGGCGCGGTCTACTCCCCCGCCCTGACCGATTTCGTCTTTGTGGTGGATAAGATCACCAAGATGTTTATCACCGGTCCTGAAGTCATCAAGACCGTTCTGGGTGAGGAAATCACGATGGAAGAGCTGGGAGGCGCAAAGGTCCAGGCGGAAACCTCCGGAAACGCTCATTTTTATGCAGAAACCGAGCAGGAATGCTTTGCGATGGTCAAGCGCCTGGTTTCCTTTATTCCCTGGAACTCGCGGAAAAAGGCGGACCGTTTCCCCCCCAAGCCTCCCAAACCGCATTACGACCTGAATGAAATCGTACCCCTCGAACCAAGAAAGCCTTACGATGTCCGGGAAGTCATCCGGGCCGTCTGCGACGACTCCGACTTTCTGGAGATCCAGGAATACTGGGCGGCGAACATTGTCGTGGGATTTGCCCGCCTCAGCGGAGAGACCGTGGGGATCGTCGCCAACCAGCCCCTGGTCCTGGCCGGGGTTCTCGATGTGGATTCCTCCGACAAGGCGGCACGATTCATCCGATTCTGCGATGCCTTTCATATCCCTCTGGTCACCTTCGTCGATCTCCCGGGCTACCTACCCGGTGTCGATCAGGAACATGCCGGGGTTATTCGCCACGGTGCCAAAGTCCTCTTTGCCTACAGCGAGGCCACGGTTCCCAAGGTCACGATTATCCTTCGGAAAGCCTACGGCGGAGGATACATCGCCATGTGTTCCCGTCACCTGGGGGCCGACTTCGTCTTTGCATGGCCGATGGCGGAGATTGCGGTCATGGGGCCGGAAGGGGCCGCAAACATTATTTTCAGGAAGGAGATCTCCGAAGCGGAAGACCCGGAGGCCACGAGGCTGAAGATGGTGGACGAATACAAATGTAAGTTTGCGAACCCGTATATCGCGGCGGCCAACGGCCACGTGGATGCCATCATCCGCAGAGACGAGACGAGGGATTTTCTGATTCGCGCCATTGAGATCTCGGGGCAGAAGCAGGAATGGAGGCCCCTGAAGAAACATGGCGTGCCTCCCAATTGA
- a CDS encoding acetyl-CoA carboxylase biotin carboxyl carrier protein subunit yields MKNDIDLRTLKLEDTTYETRLTKKFLSRQPYARPCPSEIRAHIPGVICDLRVQPGQKVARGESLLVLEAMKMQNDLTAAVSGTVRTVHVSPGDVVPKGHLLIELDLHEHAP; encoded by the coding sequence ATGAAAAACGATATCGACCTTCGAACTCTGAAGCTTGAGGACACCACCTATGAAACCCGGTTGACGAAGAAATTTCTTTCCCGTCAACCCTACGCGAGACCCTGCCCGTCGGAGATCCGGGCCCATATTCCCGGTGTCATCTGTGATCTTCGCGTTCAGCCGGGCCAGAAGGTCGCCCGCGGTGAAAGCCTCCTGGTTCTCGAAGCGATGAAGATGCAAAACGATTTGACCGCTGCGGTCTCAGGAACGGTCCGGACGGTTCACGTTTCACCCGGAGATGTTGTCCCCAAAGGACATCTGCTGATCGAACTGGACCTTCACGAGCATGCCCCGTAA